One genomic segment of Mangifera indica cultivar Alphonso chromosome 6, CATAS_Mindica_2.1, whole genome shotgun sequence includes these proteins:
- the LOC123219110 gene encoding probable N-acetyltransferase HLS1 has protein sequence MSIEVASVEISPEVGGEVKECSVVVREYDEENDKVAVEEIERRCEIGQRGKPTLVTDLMGDPVCRVRHFPSHIVLVAEYGDEKEIVGVIRGCIKTVTRGASGFVKLAYLLGLRVSPSHRRLNIGTKLVHKLEEWCKQNGAEFSYMATDCTNEPSVNLFTKKCSYIKFRIPTMLVQPVHVHYKSISSNISIIRLPNRLAESIYRQAFANSEFFPKDVDLILSSRHNLGTFMAVPKKFLQKWNPRTDILPPSYAILSMWNTKEVFKLQVKGVSPLAYAWCMGSRLLDAWMPWLRLPSFPDVFRKFGLYFLYGLHMEGKNGPGLMKSLCAFAHNMARDDGECAAVVAEVGPRDPVREAIPHWRKFSWADLWCIKKLRDEMEESDERCAPSDWMKSRSSSSVIFVDPRDF, from the exons ATGTCGATCGAGGTTGCTTCTGTTGAGATTTCACCGGAAGTGGGCGGTGAAGTGAAGGAGTGTTCGGTGGTTGTGAGAGAGTATGATGAGGAAAATGATAAGGTGGCGGTTGAGGAGATCGAGAGACGCTGTGAAATCGGTCAGAGAGGCAAGCCGACTCTTGTCACTGACCTTATGGGTGATCCCGTTTGTCGAGTTCGCCACTTCCCTTCCCACATCGTCTTG GTCGCTGAGTATGGAGATGAGAAAGAAATTGTGGGAGTTATAAGAGGCTGCATAAAAACAGTGACAAGAGGAGCTTCAGGTTTTGTAAAACTGGCTTATCTTCTCGGACTAAGAGTCTCTCCATCTCACAg GAGGCTCAACATTGGCACAAAACTTGTCCATAAACTTGAAGAATGGTGCAAACAAAACGGTGCTGAATTTTCATATATGGCCACAGATTGTACCAATGAGCCTTCAGTCaatttatttaccaaaaaatgtTCATACATCAAATTTCGTATTCCAACTATGTTGGTGCAACCAGTTCACGTTCATTATAAGTCGATAAGTTCGAATATATCTATTATTCGTTTACCCAATAGGCTTGCTGAATCAATTTATCGTCAAGCTTTTGCAAATTCTGAGTTTTTCCCTAAAGATGTTGACTTGATTTTGTCTAGCAGACATAATTTGGGCACTTTCATGGCCGTGCCCAAAAAGTTTCTTCAGAAATGGAACCCAAGAACCGACATTCTTCCGCCGAGTTATGCGATTTTAAGCATGTGGAACACTAAAGAAGTGTTCAAATTGCAGGTGAAGGGGGTGTCGCCATTGGCATATGCTTGGTGTATGGGTTCAAGATTGCTTGATGCTTGGATGCCATGGCTTAGGCTGCCTTCATTTCCGGATGTTTTTAGGAAATTCGgcttgtattttttatatgggCTCCATATGGAAGGCAAAAATGGGCCCGGTCTGATGAAATCTTTGTGTGCTTTTGCTCATAACATGGCCCGAGACGACGGCGAATGTGCGGCCGTGGTGGCTGAAGTAGGCCCGAGGGACCCAGTGAGAGAGGCCATTCCCCATTGGAGGAAATTCTCCTGGGCTGATCTGTGGTGCATCAAGAAACTTAGAGATGAAATGGAGGAGAGTGATGAAAGATGTGCACCGTCTGATTGGATGAAATCACGATCATCTTCCTCGGTTATTTTTGTTGACCCACGTGACTTTTGA